The Plasmodium knowlesi strain H genome assembly, chromosome: 12 sequence AGCAGAGTAGATGTCATGTCCAACGatgaggaaattaaaaaggttcAAAGGGATTTATTAAAAACGGTGCACGACTTGTTAGTGTACAGTTctaatgaaaaaacaaaaaattctCTTACGTGCGAACTGGACGGTGATCACTTAAACTTAGCTAATAATTATCATATAATATCGAATACGCTGTACGAAATAATGACCAGGTCGAAGGATTGTTTTCGATTCTTTCatgttaaggataaggaagCCTCCATGTTGACATGTAAAAGTAGCAAACTCGAGGAGAATTTTCTTCCTGAGTTTGATTCATCTCCAAGAATGTGTGGATCCCAAAGGGGAGGAAGCAAGCCAACAGATAGTTAttcagaggaggaagaggatgatAATTCTAAAGGGAGAACGAACCCTGATAGTAATCACAACCACACGAGGAGTGAGGACACTAATTTGAACGCACGAAGtggtgaagaggaagaaagagaTAATACCTTCCAACTAATCTACCAGTCGAACATCTTGCATGTTCAGAGCGAATCGGAGGGTAGTTACACAGAGAagacaaatgaaaaaaaaacaaaaaaggaaatgagcAAAAGTAGTAAGAAAAGGAGATTATccaagaggaagatgaagaatgAGGAAACCCTCCAAATGGTAGATAATTTCTCCCCATTTAGGAAAGGATCAAGAAAAATACAGTATGCCTGGTTACACCTGATTAACAATTATATTACCTTCTTCATCCCACGTCTAACTGTCAAGCATAACAGACTTACCGATCTGGAGAGAGGCTTCGTAGAAGCGGTCGAATGCCTACACAGCTACAtccagaagaagaaaaaacttcTTCAGCACAAGGAACTTTTTAACAGCAATAAACTGAGGCATATAAATTGTGGGGATATTTTCAGAGAAATATTTAAAGAGGACGAAGTGGAAGACtcaggggaaggaagggtgGAAGACTCATCGGAGGGAAGGATGGAAGAGGTGAAGACACCTCACTCGTACAGCAGTTTAGATGACTCCTCGGAAGATCTTACTATGATCCAGGAACGGCTTACCTCTTCCCCGGatgagtattttttttggaagaTGCTAAAAAGGCTAGATAAGGATATAAACAGGTATGCCCCAAAATATAGCAACCTAGGCCACCCTTATAGTTACGAAATAAATGACATGATCAATCGCTACCACGAATGGGATGAAAGTGTATCCCCCTTCTTGAAGGTAATTCCAGAACTGAAGAAACCACTGGAGTTAAGCGAGAAGGAGTGCAAAATCATTAGCACTGAAGGAGAACTGCTCGAAATGGTACGTACTATTAAATCAATGTGCACTAAAATGTCTCTCTCCCCTGTGGTGAATTATAAGAACACCTACAGAGGCTTCACATCTCTAATTCTAGTGGGAACAGAAGAGTGTGATTACATCATTGATACACTGTACATGTTTGAAAAGATACATGAACTAAACGATATAACTACAGATCCGAATATCCTAAAAATTCTATACAAGTCGAAAAATATCATACCAGTCATGCAGAAGGATTTCTCCATCTACTTTGTTAACATGATCGATATTTCTGTATGTTCAGATTTTCTGAGCGTTAGAAATTCCTTGCATTATTTGGTGCACAATTACTTCCATGTCAATGTGAATTCTGCTGGTAATGGATTAAATGCTCTCACCAGACCATTGTCTCCTGACTTGGTTTCTAATTTGAGGATGCCTTTCCACTATCTGTACTACCTCTTCGAGTACGTCAAAACGGATTTGTATTTCAACTACATATTTGCACAATATCGTCGTCCAAACCACGCAGAAGGTGAAGGAGAATGTGAAATGGACACGGTGGATGCGATGGATGGGTTGGACGCGATGGATGCGATGGATGGGATGGACGCGGTGGACGCTATTGACACGCTGGAACGACTACTCGACCAAGACCGTTCCCCCCAAAGGAACGTCTACGTACActttgaaaatataaaattcgAAGACACATCGGAAGAGGAACGAAAATACGGTGAAGAAATCATCAGGAAAGTATTCAGAGAGAGCAATAAAATGTGCCTGTTGGAATACAAGGTAAAAGATATGTGTGATGTGGAAaagacaaaggaaaaaatcaagaCGATTATAAAGACGTCAAATTATAACTCCAACAGTTGTGATACCTTaatagaaaatatattacTGTGGAGAGAaaagctagccaaaaaaaatgacgaacCTCCCGACAGcataataaatatacacaccATAATTTCCATTATTTTAAATATGCCAACTTCGATCTCGAGCTTAAAGAATAATATCATTCCCATGTCTAATCAGATGTCCGAAAATTTGGAGACTCTATTTGAAATAATTATCAAGtcgaatatgaaaaaaaaaacgaatccACAATTTTATAgaaattttattcaaaatgAGAAAACGGAAATATGTGACTGCAACAGTGAAGAGGAATTGAATTCCGTGCAACTCCCCTTCGCTAGGGAAATGTCAGGGGGGGCAGGTGGAGAGTTGATCGACGGGGTAGATGAAACGAATGGAATGCTCATTGTCCCACCGAAGATGCATTTTCAGAGCATTTCGGAAGAGGCCCAACGTGATGTGCATTCTCCCCACGGTGGCGAAGACTACGGTGGATATAGCGATGCTGATGGTAATGTTGACTGCGATGGTGATGACCCTTCCTATGCCCCACGTGGTGAATGCGACGGATGCGGTAACGAACAGGAGGCGCACGAAGAGGGAGGAAATCCCACAGCCAGTGCTCCTGATCAGACCTTCACCCTggagaaaacattttttggCCACGACCAAAGTGACGAAGAGGCtaacaaaaaatgtaaaaacatTGACAGCAGAAACGCAAAATATGAGAACTACGCTTTGCTGTCTTCCCTACTTAGCTACGTCAAAGAGAAGAACCAGAAAATGTGTAAAACTTCTGAGCATTCTGATGAGAGGgatgaaaatgtgaagacgGAAGAAGATGGTGCACACATGCAGAAGCAAAGGACCACTTACAAAAGTGTGAAAAGGCAACTACCCAAAGACATTGCTAAGAACAATTCTGGCCccaaaaaaatcaaacaaaTACAACACCAGTCATACAACCAGCAGTATAacataaagaacaaaaagggaCTGTACTCCAAAAACATTTTAagcgaaatgaacaaaaaatggaatagcTAATAGGTCGAGTAGTTCCAACCTGAATTGGTGAGAAAAAACGGCATATGAgaatagg is a genomic window containing:
- a CDS encoding exosome complex exonuclease RRP6, putative translates to MENCSKRIEELVRGKGGEVELLKNENDYLINQLLKNVMEIVKQTNRLTTNCLYESRVDVMSNDEEIKKVQRDLLKTVHDLLVYSSNEKTKNSLTCELDGDHLNLANNYHIISNTLYEIMTRSKDCFRFFHVKDKEASMLTCKSSKLEENFLPEFDSSPRMCGSQRGGSKPTDSYSEEEEDDNSKGRTNPDSNHNHTRSEDTNLNARSGEEEERDNTFQLIYQSNILHVQSESEGSYTEKTNEKKTKKEMSKSSKKRRLSKRKMKNEETLQMVDNFSPFRKGSRKIQYAWLHLINNYITFFIPRLTVKHNRLTDLERGFVEAVECLHSYIQKKKKLLQHKELFNSNKLRHINCGDIFREIFKEDEVEDSGEGRVEDSSEGRMEEVKTPHSYSSLDDSSEDLTMIQERLTSSPDEYFFWKMLKRLDKDINRYAPKYSNLGHPYSYEINDMINRYHEWDESVSPFLKVIPELKKPLELSEKECKIISTEGELLEMVRTIKSMCTKMSLSPVVNYKNTYRGFTSLILVGTEECDYIIDTLYMFEKIHELNDITTDPNILKILYKSKNIIPVMQKDFSIYFVNMIDISVCSDFLSVRNSLHYLVHNYFHVNVNSAGNGLNALTRPLSPDLVSNLRMPFHYLYYLFEYVKTDLYFNYIFAQYRRPNHAEGEGECEMDTVDAMDGLDAMDAMDGMDAVDAIDTLERLLDQDRSPQRNVYVHFENIKFEDTSEEERKYGEEIIRKVFRESNKMCLLEYKVKDMCDVEKTKEKIKTIIKTSNYNSNSCDTLIENILLWREKLAKKNDEPPDSIINIHTIISIILNMPTSISSLKNNIIPMSNQMSENLETLFEIIIKSNMKKKTNPQFYRNFIQNEKTEICDCNSEEELNSVQLPFAREMSGGAGGELIDGVDETNGMLIVPPKMHFQSISEEAQRDVHSPHGGEDYGGYSDADGNVDCDGDDPSYAPRGECDGCGNEQEAHEEGGNPTASAPDQTFTLEKTFFGHDQSDEEANKKCKNIDSRNAKYENYALLSSLLSYVKEKNQKMCKTSEHSDERDENVKTEEDGAHMQKQRTTYKSVKRQLPKDIAKNNSGPKKIKQIQHQSYNQQYNIKNKKGLYSKNILSEMNKKWNS